The genomic stretch AAAAGAATTAAATAAGCGTAAATAATTATCTAAAATCAATTTGACTAATGTTTAAATTAATTCTTACAACGATCTCCTGTTTGCTACTTTTATCAAAAGTTTTATGTTGAACTGAGGTTAAATTAGATTTTTGGTGGTTTTGCAATGCCTAGTTTAATCAGTTGACTTTCTAATTGTTTAATAAAAGTACTATCTTGCTGGTAAATTTGATCTTGCCCACTAGGATAAAAAGATTTATTTTCCAAGAAAGAGAAAGTTTGACGAAATTCTGAGGGTGTTGCTTCGATTGGTGAGGAAAAATGGGCAGGAATAATTTGCTTAAAATCCCATGTAGCGATATAACTAGCCCACTTAATGACTTCTTTAGGAGCTTGAGGTAAAATTAGTGTTTCTAGTATTGGCGCAACTAATACTCTTTCTTTGATAGCTTCAAAAGATTTTTGCCAATGCGATCGCCAACGAAAAGGATATAAGCCAAAATAGTTGTTTATAGAGCGATTAGGGGCATTTATAGCCTCTTGAATTAGTTGTTTGATGGGGATCGTGTTTATCATACTGGGACGAAAATAAAGGGCAAATAAACAGATTCTTTGCCAACCCTTAAGATGATTTTCGTTATTATTTTGAAGGTTATCTAAAGCAGATTCTCTGGCATGAAAAAGTAAAGGAAAAGGATTTAATTTGATAATTTTCGGAGGATACTGAGGTATTTTAATGACAGTATCAGTGACTAATAAAGTTTTAGACGGCTTATGTAACAGTGCAACTTCAACAAAAGAACCGGGACTTAAATCAATGTCTAAAATTTGATAGTTAAATTCATCGGCAAAAGGGGATTTTTGACAATCGGGGGGTAATATTTTCGTGCGTCGAGAAGGAAAACCAAGCCATGTTAAAGGTAAATTGAGGGGAAAACTCCATTGACTAGGCGCACTCCAAACTTCCCCTTGGGGAAAATAACGGGCAAAAGGCCCAACAAATACTTTATGTTCCAATCCTGAACTGGTAGAGTGGATGATATATTTAACTTCTCCGTGATCATTTTCCAATTCTTTTACAAGATTAACGCATTCTGGAGTTGGTGCGATCGGACAATATACCAGTAAACCACCCTTTGCCAATTTTACGATCGTCATGCGAATTGGTACAACTGCATATAATAAACCGTGAGGTTGCTCAAATGTCCAGATAGTATCCTTAACAATTTCTTCCCTTAAAGTTGGGCGCTGTCGATAAGGATAAAGAGGTAAGATAAACCAATAATTCCAGTTTTGTGCTTTTTTTTGACTTATCATGATTTGAGCAAAATTCCCAAGAGATGAAAATGGAAAATGGAGAATTAAATTTAGCTTTAGTAAACTTGAGCTATTCGCTTTGAAATTTATTTAAGGTGGGAGATGTTAAACATTCCTAACTATTTAATTCCTAATAATTCTACGTCAAAAATTAAAGTTGCATTAGCCGGAATAACATTTCCTGCACCTCTGCTTCCATAACCTAAGTCTGGAGGAATGATTAAAGTACTTTTTGTCCCTACATTCATATTTGCTACTCCTTCATCCCATCCTTTGATAACCTGTCCTACACCAATAGTAAAGGTAAAAGGTTGATTTCGATCGAGAGAGCTATCAAATTTTTTGCCTCTTTTAAAGCCTTCTTCTGCTAAATAACCTGTGTAATGTACGGTGACTTTTTGTCCTCGTTGAGGGGTAACACCTTCTCCAGCAGTGTTTTCAATATACATTAATCCAGTGGCGGAAGTTTGTGCCGTTGATAAATCTATGTCCATATTTCCTTGAGGTTTTAATTTATTAGCATCTGCTATCAAAGATGATTTTTCAGATACATTCTGAGTTAGTGTAACATTATTTGTACCTGTTTCCGAAGCGATCGCTTGTGGTTTATTATTACTAAAAATAAGAGAAATAATCAAAAATCCAACGCAGACGATGACAATTCCTAAACTAAATATAATCGGCTTCATCTTTAAATTAAATATCTATTGCTAAGGTCAATTATTAATTGTCTATCACCATTTGTCATTTGTCTATGGTCAATATCGTGTTTCACCTTATTTCGTTCGTAATAATTATTCCGTCCTATTCAATTTAACTGTTTTATATTATGAGCGATGATTTTTTTACTTATAGTCATAGAACTTTGAATTTTAGATTAAAGCAAATAGTAATAAAATGGGCGTTGCTGATTTGATCTATGAATTTTAATTTTGCAACTTTTTACTAATTTTTGAATTCAATCGATTTTAGTAATCTTTAAATAATTTTGGTAGAGTCATAGAGGGATTCATGTATATAACGTTTAACCCATAATTTAAAGCACTAATAATATTGTTTTTATTGTCATCTATAAAAAGAGTAGAAGAAGGATTTAGTTTAGAGTTATTGACAACATAATCAAAAATTTTGAGATCTGGTTTATGTAAGTTTATTTCATAGGAATAATAGATTTTTTCAAATAAAGATTCAAATGTATAGTTAGGGATAGCTTGTTGAAATCTTTTTTTCACTTCACGAATATGAATAGGGTTGGTATTACTAAGAATAAAAGTGCGTTTTTCTTTCTGAATTTTTGCTAATAAATCTCCCATATAACTAGGCACATAACCTAACATTTCATTCCATAAATTTTCCAAAACTATAGGGGGTAAATTTAAGCCAGAAACATGATTAATTTGACTAATAAATTCACGATCGTTAATTATACCTATTTCGTATTGATAAGCAATATTTCTTAAGTCTTTTAATAAATCATTTTGATTACGATCGCTCATCGTCAATAATTTTTTATAAGGAGCTTCCATATCCACATCTATAATAACTCCGCCCAAATCAAACATGATCGCATCTATTTTTGATAAGTCTAAATTTGTATTCATTAATTGTTAATTAGGATATACTAAATAAGTCAAATATTTTTATAATTTTTTTGTGATAATTTTGCAAATTTTGGTAATTTAAGCTAACTGCTAATTGCTAATTGCTAATTCCTAACGGCTAATGACTATAATCAGCGATCGAGCTAATATAAATTAAATGAATCAATAAAAATGCTCCCCAAATACCACTAAATTGATTTGCCCATAACCATTCAGGATGATTAAAAAGGTGAAAAAACCACACCCCAGAATTACAAGCAAGAAATAAAGCGACATGAACAGCAAAATTCATGCGATCGTCTAGCTTACGATAGTCTGGGTCATTTTGTCGATCGGGTTGACGAGGCCAACGTGGAGGCATAGTAAATGTATTTGAATCTAAATATTACCAGATCAATTTTAACCATGAAAGATGAGCAATGAGCAATTAGGAATTATAATTAGAAGTTTGATGACTAAATAAAATAAATTGTAAATTAAAATGATTCACGATATTTTTATGCCGGCGCTGAGTTCAACCATGACTGAGGGGAAAATTGTTTCATGGGAGAAAGCACCCGGAGATAGAATTGAAAAAGGAGAAACCGTTGTTGTCGTGGAGTCAGACAAAGCGGATATGGATGTAGAATCCTTCTATTCTGGTTATTTAGCCACTATTTTAGTACAAGCAGGAGAAGAAGCCCCCGTTGGTCAGGCGATCGCTTACATTGCAGAGACAGAAGCAGAAATCGAAACAGCAAAACAAAAAGCTAGTCAAGGGCAAACCGTTACCACTCCCGCACCAACTCCAGAAGTAAAACCCATAGTTGAACCTCAACCAATAGGAGTAACCACCACCGTAGCAACCCCTGCAAAAAGTAACGGTAGAATAATTGTCTCTCCTAGAGCGAAAAAACTAGCAAAAGAATTAAAAGTCGATTTAAGTAATATTATCGGTACTGGACCTAATGGGCGTATTATTGCGGAAGATGTGGAAAAAGCCGTTGGCAAAACGCCTCAAATGCCACCTGTTGTCCCTGTCAGTATTCCTACAAAGGTTCAACCCACTATTACCCCTACTCCTGTTGTTAATAATTTAGCAGGAGAAACAGTTCCTTTCAACACTTTACAACAAGCCGTTATTCGCAACATGATGGCTAGTTTACAAGTACCCACTTTCCAAGTTAGCTACACTATCACCACAGATGCGTTAGATACTCTTTATCGCAAAATTAAATCAAAAGGTGTCACTATGACGGCATTACTTGCCAAAGCAGTGGCGATGACGTTACAAAAACATCCCGTCGTTAACGCAGGTTTTACGGATAAAGGTATTAAATATAACGAAGGTATAAATATTGCCGTAGCGGTGGCTATGCCTGATGGTGGTTTAATTACTCCTGTTATTAAAAATGCTGATCAATTAGATATTTACTCCTTAGCGCGTAACTGGCAAGACTTGGTTAATCGAGCGCGTGCCAAACAATTACAACCCGATGAATATACCACAGGTACATTTACCCTTTCTAATTTAGGAATGTTTGGAGTAAATGACTTTACCGCTATTTTACCTCCCGGCACTGGGGCTATTTTGGCGATCGGTGGTGTCCGTCCTACAGTTGTAGCTAATAAAGACGGTTTATTTGGTGTAAAAAATCAAATGACTGTCAATATAACTTGTGATCATCGTACTATTTATGGTGCAGATGCGGCAGGATTTTTACAGGATTTAGCAAAATTAATCGAAAACGATAGTCATTCTCTAACTCTTTAGAAAAGATAAGGGAAAGACAAGAAGATGAAACAGGGAAGACTAGAAGACTGGGAGACTCGAAAATACTCGATATAAACTTTAATATATATGGAAAAAAGGCTAAGAGCTAAGAGCTAATCGCTACCTCCACCTATAGAATTTAGTTATTTCCTATTGTTATCCTTCCAAACCAAAATAAGAATAAGAATAAAAGAGCTAAAAAGTCATATATATTTAGTTTTAATTGATGCCATTGTACTTGATGTTTATTCGGACTTGTAAATCCTCTTATTTCCATTGCGATCGCAATTTGTTCAGCTCTTAATAAGATATTTTCTAAGAGTCTTTCCGCAACAATTAACCAAATTTGCAAACTTTTTTTGATACCTAATTTTTTCCAGTTTATCGCTCTTGTGCTAATCGATCGAATTAAATTTTGGATTTCTTCTAATACTAAAGGAATAAATCTTAAAGCAAGAGTTAAGGTTAAAACTACCTCTGTAACGGGTAATTTAAACTTTCTTAAAGGGGATAATAATTCTTCTATTCCCGCAGTAATTTGTTCGGGTGCAGTGGTCAATAAATATAAGTTACTACTATAAATTAAAGTAAAAAATAAAGTACTAACTCTAATGGCTAAATCTAAAGATCTTCTCGTAACTTTAAAATTACCTAATTGATAAATTATATATTGATAATCTGTTGGTTGACTGATAGAAATATCGCTACTGGGTAATCTCGGCTGATAACTAATATTAAATCCATCGGGTGCAAAGGATGTCATGATCAAGATAAGGCAAGAAAAAAATAATAACCAACTCATCTGTTTTTTTTGCACTCGCCAAGGAATTAAGGCTAAAATCGTGATTAAAAATAAAAATAATACCAAAAAAATACGCCAGTAAGGATTGGCTAATAAAGGAGAAAGAATAAGACTCATTAACCATGCTAATTTTACTCGAGGATCGAGTCTATGCAACCATGTTAAGGGTTTTTCTAAGTATAATCCAATGGGAAGCGATCGTAATAAATCCATAAATTAATTGAAAATTGACAATTATGTTAATCATTCATTGTTAATGCTCAACTGTCAATGATTCATTCCTATATCATGGTTTGGTACTTTTAAGTAAATTTAGCAACATTATTTTACATTTAGTTTTGTTATACTGGAAGAAAGTACAAGAGGTGAAAGAAAAAAGATGACATTAAAAAGAAAAATTGAACTAAAAAAACTAGAGTCAATTCAAGGAGGAATGTCTCAATTTTATACTCCTCAATCTAGTCATGAAACCATGTTGGTACAAATTCCTCCCCACACTATCGATGATTTATTTGTACATCATTTTCAAACGGATCAATTATTAGTAGTTAAAGGTAGTTTTGTCTTAGTAATTTTACAAAATAGGCAATATCAGTATCTTTATTTAACAGAAGATAATCCCCAAGTGGTAACAATACCTATCGGCATCCCCCACAGTGCAATTAATTTCAATGACAAACCTTGTTTATTAGTTAATGCTGTGTTGCGTCATGGAGAAAGTCACCCAAAAGATTATCAACCCGTGAAAAAACCATTTCCGTACGACTTAAATAAGGTTATGGCTTGTCAAAATATATGCGTAACTAATTGATTTTAAGTAGTGTATTATAATTCATTAAAAAATAAATATCAAAAGATGATTTAAAATAATTGCTTTAGCCGATTTTCCCTATCGGTACTTAGACAAAACAATAACAACAATTAAGCTATAATCTTTACACCATAATGCTTTTAGGTCAAAATGAAAGAAACTACGTCTTCATCAATGCCCCCATGTTTTAATCGCTGGTGTCAAAAAATAGATCCAGTCTTAAAAACAACAGCACAAAAACGAGAGTTTAGAAATTATTTGGGCGGTTTATTAGGAGATTCTCAAAGAAAAAATCTCACTCAAATTGCTCATAATAATCTTGATAAGCTAAAACGCACCTAGTTGGCAATCCTGAATCCCTGATAGTAAGAGATTTAGAGCTAAAAAAAGGAAGATTAAATGCGTCTTAGCTTATTACCTATCATAAGTTACACCATTTTCTCACAGAATCCACTTGGAATTATGATCAGGTAAATGATAAAAGATTAGAAATTATTGCATCTTGTCGTCAAACTAAAATAAGTCGATGTTTCTCTTTAATTCTCGATGATTCAGGACACTGTAAGAGTGGTAATTTTACTGACTGTGTGGGAAGACAATATATTGGCGAAATTGGCAAAACTGATAATGGTAATGTTATCGTCACTACTCACATTTATGATGGTGTTAGAAGTTTTCCTTTAGATGTTGAATTATATGAAAAAGCAGAAAATTTTTCTGAAGGAAAAGACGATCCTCAATTTCACAAAAAACCGGATATTGCCTTTAATTTAATTGAAAAATGTTTAAACCGAAATTATCGTCCCCAAATAATTTTAATGGACGGTGGTTATGGTAACAATACCAATTTATTAGAAAAACTAGAAAAAAAGAATTTAAAATATATAGGAATTATTGCTAAAAATAGATTAGTAAAATTAGTGAAAAAAGATTTTATCGAGTCGGAAAAAAGCATAGCTGAAATAGCACAATCATTACCCCAAAATAGTTTTGAAGAAATAAGAATAGGAAAAAATCGAGAAAAAACTCTTTGGGTAGCAACCATAAATATTCAATTATCAGCTTTATCGGGAATAAAAACTGTAGCTATCGTCATGAATGCAGACAGTTTTGAAAATTCCACAGATATTGATTATTTAATGACCAATGAAATAGGAGAAAAAGTCTGTGCAAATTGGATAGTAGAAACTTATACACAAAGAAATTGGATAGAAGTATTTTACCGTGAAATCAAGGGATGGTTAGGCTTATCAGAATACCAAGTGAGAAATAAAAGAAGTTTAATGAGACATTTTATATTGGTATTTTGTGCTTATACTTTTATCCAATGGCATCGTTTGACAGGGGGTTTAAGGAGGCAATGGGGGAAGAAACCGTTAAATACTTTTGCTGAGGCATTGGAAGCGTTTCGTAATGCTGTGTCTTTTCGCTTTTTTCAATGGTTAAAAGACAATGTGGAAGTATTTACTTTATATAAAGCTAGTTTAGGCTTTATTTGGGCATAATTTTTGTCTAAGTACCGCTATTAGCTTTGTCAACTTATTGTAAAAGGATTTATGACATAATTCAATTAATTGAAGATCATATAATACAAATTGCAAACAAACAATTTTCATGCCTAACACTTAAAGTCTCTCTTCGCGACCACTAAATAACTGGAAATTAATAATCATAGGACTTTCGCAAAAAATGTTCAATTTATGTATTGATTATAAATATATTAAACAAAAACACTAGCATATGATTGTTTTCTAAAATAATATGCAGAATGTGGGTTATAATTGCACATTAAGGTTAAATTATTGATTGATTAATGGGGATTCTGACCAATTAATTTATAGCTCAGACCATAAAGAACTAAACCCAACGTAAATTTATGAAAGTTAGATCTGCTACTCCTGATGATGTCTCACTAATTTTCTCATTTATTCAGAAGAAATCAGAATTTGATCGAAATATTGGTGCTTTTTCTGGTGTATTGCAAGTATCTCAGGATAAGCTCTATAGAACACTTTTTGGAGTCATCCCCTTTTCTTACGTTTTGTTTGCAGAGATTTTAGAACGTGAGGTTGGCTTTGCATTGTACGGATTTCGGTATTCATCGTTTACAGGTCAACCAAGCATCTGGCTTGACGATTTGTACGTGGATGATGAGATGAGAAGCCAAGGTGCTGGAGCCGCATTAATGGCTCAACTAGTTCAAATTGCCAAAGAAAATGACTGTAGTCATCTTGGTTGGAATGCTGATGCTCGAAATACCGACGGACTTCGATTTTACCATCGCTTGGGTGCAAAGATTATAGAACAGCAAGGTAATTGTTGTTTTTTGAGATGGGTTCCATGAACACAAGCATGATAACTCAATATTGTCAATATTTATTATTCGGTGGGTGTTGGGTTGTTCTTCGTTTAATTTAGATCTTGTACCTCTATCATAAATTCTCGGTGACGAGAGGTAAGTGTTTATTGTTGAAAATATTTTATTTAGAAATCTAAATTCATGTGCTATTAATTTTATGAATATTTTGGTCTTAGAAAAAATATCAGAAAAATATCCTTTTGACATAGTTTTGTAACGAAAATATTGATTTATCTCTAGGATTAGTTACAATTACAGTGTAACAGTTAATATTAACTCGTAGTATCTTCTCATCAAAAATCATTAATTAATTGTATTAAAAGTCAAACTACATATATTTCTCATTCAAGATACTAAAAATCATCAAGAATTAACTGTAATGACGAGTTCAGGTCATTTGTCAAAGAAAAGATTTTGTTACAACAGTGTCATAAAATTTTACAGGGGTTAGCATTATGTCTTTTGAATATACTCATATTATTTGGATTGTCTCTTTAATTACGATCGCAAGTATGATTTTGCTTCCAGCGATCGCATGGGTAATTGCTCATGACAAATAGGACTTGAGCATTTTTTATTAATTTTGTCTTTTTGTTTTCCTATCTTTTTACTTACAATTTATATCGTATCCGGAGTTCTTTTGACTTTTTTGATGGGTAAATTAGCAGTTAATGAAGTATTACGATCGTTACTTTGAATCGAGAACTCCATTTCTTCGAGATCGACATCAAGATAACGACTTACCACTTCCAAAATTTCCTGACGCATTTTATCGATTAATTCAGGATTAACTCCAGCTCGATCGTGGGCAATAACTAACTTTAATCTATTTTTAGCTCGGTAACGACTTTTTTTGGCAGTACTCCAAGTGCTAATAGTATTAACTATATCTTTAAACATAACATTTCAACTCGTGGTATTTAATGGGGTTAATAATAGATAAAAGATTTATTTTTTTGAAAAACTGAAAAAACGGCGTATTCGGGTAAAAAGGGTGTCTTGAGTAGCCATTAAATCGAGATAAGGAACATTTATACCATCAAGCCTTCGGGCAATGTTTGTGATGGCGATAGCGGGGAGAGATTCTTGTTCACTAATTACTAAAGGTTCACCACGATTAGCTGAAGTGATAATTCTTTTATCATCAGGTACAATACCAATTAAGGGTACAACTAATAAATCTAAAATATCTTCTACACTTAACATTTCATCCATTTGTACCATTTCTGGTCGTAAACGATTGACAATTAATCGAATACTTTTCATATTTTCACTTTCTAACAAGCCTACTACTCGATCGGCATCCCTAACAGCCGCAACTTCTGGAGTGGTGACAATTAAGGCTTCTTGAGCGGCGGCGATGGCATTTCTAAAACCCATTTCAATTCCCGCAGGACAATCAACAAAAATGTAGTCAAAACTAGGACTTAACTGTTCGATAACTTCCTTCATTTGATCTGGTGTAATAGCGTCTTTAGTACGATTTTGTGCCGCAGGTAATAAATTTAGTCCGGGAGTTCTTTTGTCTTTTACGATCGCTTTTTCTAAAGTACATTCTCCAGATAAAGCATCAATAATGGTATAAACAACCCTTTGTTCTAATCCTAACAATAAATCCAAATTTCTCAAGCCAAAATCTGCATCAATTAAACAAACTTTTTTGCCTAATTGTGCCACCGCAGTACCTAGATTTGCAGTAATAGTGGTTTTACCAACACCACCTTTTCCTGATGTAATAACAATAACTCTACTCATAAAAACTATTTTTAATGGAATAAATATCAATAATAACTAAGCAAAACTAATTGTACATCACCCTTCCTAAACAATGAACAATTAATAAAAACTTATTTAAAAGAGTTGTTGAAATTATTAATCCCTAATTTCTCATTCCTAATTTATACTGGTATCGATGGTTTTTACAAAGGGTTTTTCTATTTCTGTAAAAGGTTCTAACATCTTTTCTTGTTGGAATAATAATTCTGCTGTTGCGTCTGAAATATCGTCTTTTCTTTCATTAAGTCGATCGTGCAAAATATTTAGAGGAGCAGTACAGTAAATAATCTGTAAATCAATGTTTTCATTAAGGGCAAATTCTAATACTGGTTGACGTAAACAAACTCGATCGAATTTAGCGTCTAAAATCACAGTAAATCCTTGTTTTATTAATAATTTTCCTAAGTATAATAAACGTTCATAAGTTTTGTTCGTCATATCAGCACAATAAAGATTATTTTCTCCTTTTCCTTCTAAAGAAATTCCTGCTAAATGTTTTCTTACTGCATCAGAACGAATATGTATTCCCTTAGTTTTTTTAGCAATTTTACTGGCAATAGTACTTTTTCCTGATCCCGATAAACCAGACATTAAAATTAATTTACCTAGAGATTTTTGAGTATATTTAAAAGCTAAATTATAATATTGTTCAGCAGTTTTTTGAGCTTTTTCTTGTTCAATTTTAGAAAGAGCAGAATCATCTAATAAAAATGATGTAACTTTCGCTCTGACATAGGCTTGACGACTGAGATATAAAGGTAAAACTTGTAAGCCTTCCCAATCTCCAGTTTGCTCTAAATAGGTATTGAGGAAAACGTTAGCTAATTTTTCTTCTCCTTTAGAATCAAGATCCATAACGACAAAAGCCACATCATACATTACATCCACAAAACGAAAAGACTCGCTAAATTCGATACGATCGAAAAGGAGTATTTTATCATGCCAAATACAGATATTTTTTAGGTGTAAATCTCCATGACATTCTCTAATTTTACGATCGACTTGTCTGCGTTCAAAAATATGTTTATTGATGATCAAATAATTATCAGTAAAAAATTTTGTTTGTAAGTATTTTTCTTGAGTTTGTGCAATACCAATATATTTTTGAGTTTGGGCATAATTTTGATTAATAGATTCTGCTATTTTTTCTACTGAACCAAAATTATTTATATATTCATTAGTGGGAGTATTTTTGTGAAATTGAGCAACTAATTTACCTAAGTCTTTCATGTTATTTTCTGTTAATTTTCCTGCTTCAAAAACATTAATTAAAAGATTTTCTTGGGGAAATTGAATCATTTTTAAAACATAATCAACAGGATTTGAGTTGTCATTAAAAAACAATTTTTGATGCTTCAAGCTAATAGGAATTACCTCTAAATATAGTTCAGGAGCAATGGAACTATTCATTACTAATTCAGCTTCTAAAAAATACTTTCTTTTTGTTAAAGTTGAATAATCTAAAAAGCCAAAATCAACCTCTTTTTTAAGTTTATAAGCATAATTTCCCGTTAAAAATACGTTCGAGCAATGAGTTTGTACTATTTGAATCGGAAGTGTAATCCTATGGGGATAAAAGTCTCCTTCTTGCATTCTTTTGATTAATTCCATTTGCGACATAGAAATTCTAAATCATTTGTGTAAAAAATCTTTGGTAAAAAAGGAATGGAGAATTGTGATTAGCATCCAACGAATCGCACTGTTTTCCTCCCTGTTCCCTTTCACCATTATACTTAGGATGTAAACTAGCTTAGTCGCCATTTATTAAATATTTGTAGTAAACTAGAAACATAAATTAATGTACACATTTACTGGACAGGTTGATTCAAAATGTTCTCAATAAAAACCAGTTATACTCAAGCACGGGAAAATTTAGCTAATCTACTTGATAAGATAGAAAATGATAGTAGTATTGCCGTTATTAAACGTCGTGGGCATAAAGATATTGCTCTTATCAGTGCTGATGATTTATCAAGTCTCTTGGAAACTATTTATTTATTGCGATCGCCCTCCAATGCCCAAAGGTTATTATTAGTTTTTCATTATCCAATGATTTTTAGTCGTGATAAACTCATGGAAACGGTGAAAATTTTGAGCAGAATGAATTTTAATGCCTTCTTCTCCAATATAAGCAACTTCCGCTATATCAGGAGTGTTATCTGGTACTGTTGCCACCAAATCAGCAATTCTTAATTGAGTTGCTTCTAATTTCAACGCCATAATTAACCCTTGACGATTACCCATATATCCTGCATGAGCAATTCCTCTCAAATTTCCCCAAATAAAAATATCTCCCCCCGCTAAAATATTTGCACCGGGGTTAACGTCTCCTAAAATAATTACACTACTAGGATGACAAATTTCTACACCCGATCGAATGGTTGTCTTAAGGTATAATGGTTCAGCTAAATCTTGAGTACTTTCCGTTTCTTCTTCAGAATTAATAATTCCCGTAAAAGTGTCTTGCTGTACAGAATAACCCGCACTAGAAGCGGCTACTGCCGTTTGACGACGACGAGTAATAATTAGATTTAAGATTAAACCAATCTGTTCTAAAATAGTTTTAAATTCGTTGATTTGACGGGTATCTAGCAACCTATCTTGACTTTGTAAATGGACTTTTGTACCTAATTGCCAAGACT from Geminocystis sp. NIES-3709 encodes the following:
- a CDS encoding DUF4336 domain-containing protein, with protein sequence MISQKKAQNWNYWFILPLYPYRQRPTLREEIVKDTIWTFEQPHGLLYAVVPIRMTIVKLAKGGLLVYCPIAPTPECVNLVKELENDHGEVKYIIHSTSSGLEHKVFVGPFARYFPQGEVWSAPSQWSFPLNLPLTWLGFPSRRTKILPPDCQKSPFADEFNYQILDIDLSPGSFVEVALLHKPSKTLLVTDTVIKIPQYPPKIIKLNPFPLLFHARESALDNLQNNNENHLKGWQRICLFALYFRPSMINTIPIKQLIQEAINAPNRSINNYFGLYPFRWRSHWQKSFEAIKERVLVAPILETLILPQAPKEVIKWASYIATWDFKQIIPAHFSSPIEATPSEFRQTFSFLENKSFYPSGQDQIYQQDSTFIKQLESQLIKLGIAKPPKI
- a CDS encoding FKBP-type peptidyl-prolyl cis-trans isomerase: MKPIIFSLGIVIVCVGFLIISLIFSNNKPQAIASETGTNNVTLTQNVSEKSSLIADANKLKPQGNMDIDLSTAQTSATGLMYIENTAGEGVTPQRGQKVTVHYTGYLAEEGFKRGKKFDSSLDRNQPFTFTIGVGQVIKGWDEGVANMNVGTKSTLIIPPDLGYGSRGAGNVIPANATLIFDVELLGIK
- a CDS encoding HAD family hydrolase → MNTNLDLSKIDAIMFDLGGVIIDVDMEAPYKKLLTMSDRNQNDLLKDLRNIAYQYEIGIINDREFISQINHVSGLNLPPIVLENLWNEMLGYVPSYMGDLLAKIQKEKRTFILSNTNPIHIREVKKRFQQAIPNYTFESLFEKIYYSYEINLHKPDLKIFDYVVNNSKLNPSSTLFIDDNKNNIISALNYGLNVIYMNPSMTLPKLFKDY
- a CDS encoding dihydrolipoamide acetyltransferase family protein, with the protein product MIHDIFMPALSSTMTEGKIVSWEKAPGDRIEKGETVVVVESDKADMDVESFYSGYLATILVQAGEEAPVGQAIAYIAETEAEIETAKQKASQGQTVTTPAPTPEVKPIVEPQPIGVTTTVATPAKSNGRIIVSPRAKKLAKELKVDLSNIIGTGPNGRIIAEDVEKAVGKTPQMPPVVPVSIPTKVQPTITPTPVVNNLAGETVPFNTLQQAVIRNMMASLQVPTFQVSYTITTDALDTLYRKIKSKGVTMTALLAKAVAMTLQKHPVVNAGFTDKGIKYNEGINIAVAVAMPDGGLITPVIKNADQLDIYSLARNWQDLVNRARAKQLQPDEYTTGTFTLSNLGMFGVNDFTAILPPGTGAILAIGGVRPTVVANKDGLFGVKNQMTVNITCDHRTIYGADAAGFLQDLAKLIENDSHSLTL
- a CDS encoding energy-coupling factor transporter transmembrane protein EcfT: MDLLRSLPIGLYLEKPLTWLHRLDPRVKLAWLMSLILSPLLANPYWRIFLVLFLFLITILALIPWRVQKKQMSWLLFFSCLILIMTSFAPDGFNISYQPRLPSSDISISQPTDYQYIIYQLGNFKVTRRSLDLAIRVSTLFFTLIYSSNLYLLTTAPEQITAGIEELLSPLRKFKLPVTEVVLTLTLALRFIPLVLEEIQNLIRSISTRAINWKKLGIKKSLQIWLIVAERLLENILLRAEQIAIAMEIRGFTSPNKHQVQWHQLKLNIYDFLALLFLFLFWFGRITIGNN
- a CDS encoding dTDP-4-dehydrorhamnose 3,5-epimerase — encoded protein: MTLKRKIELKKLESIQGGMSQFYTPQSSHETMLVQIPPHTIDDLFVHHFQTDQLLVVKGSFVLVILQNRQYQYLYLTEDNPQVVTIPIGIPHSAINFNDKPCLLVNAVLRHGESHPKDYQPVKKPFPYDLNKVMACQNICVTN
- a CDS encoding GNAT family N-acetyltransferase, which produces MKVRSATPDDVSLIFSFIQKKSEFDRNIGAFSGVLQVSQDKLYRTLFGVIPFSYVLFAEILEREVGFALYGFRYSSFTGQPSIWLDDLYVDDEMRSQGAGAALMAQLVQIAKENDCSHLGWNADARNTDGLRFYHRLGAKIIEQQGNCCFLRWVP
- the minE gene encoding cell division topological specificity factor MinE, which encodes MFKDIVNTISTWSTAKKSRYRAKNRLKLVIAHDRAGVNPELIDKMRQEILEVVSRYLDVDLEEMEFSIQSNDRNTSLTANLPIKKVKRTPDTI
- the minD gene encoding septum site-determining protein MinD — its product is MSRVIVITSGKGGVGKTTITANLGTAVAQLGKKVCLIDADFGLRNLDLLLGLEQRVVYTIIDALSGECTLEKAIVKDKRTPGLNLLPAAQNRTKDAITPDQMKEVIEQLSPSFDYIFVDCPAGIEMGFRNAIAAAQEALIVTTPEVAAVRDADRVVGLLESENMKSIRLIVNRLRPEMVQMDEMLSVEDILDLLVVPLIGIVPDDKRIITSANRGEPLVISEQESLPAIAITNIARRLDGINVPYLDLMATQDTLFTRIRRFFSFSKK